Proteins encoded together in one Colius striatus isolate bColStr4 chromosome 3, bColStr4.1.hap1, whole genome shotgun sequence window:
- the LOC133625193 gene encoding mesothelin-like, whose amino-acid sequence MLPLLPGLGFLLLAGWQVAAATSAGPYLCSSSPVNESAVCASVKSVSQEMLLEITRGQASPCSLTFGQYACSKRAWLQDLQDDFLISLYSCLTPKPVSDMDREYSILFFSKYDAKKLLAALTMFSQRFSHTPLSLEWNIIFVNGLWEKIMQIPDIDSPSVLSQWVQEGLQPFLVEPKVFACLHAKNMLCETFQMIVAALNDIYSDLSVEEQRNLYTGMKYYLIQDGSNQKCYSAVVPGLNSTAWFEHYLGSFLEHATVEDLQLFGDEPTLQKFARDPVNMQLISNLTLLRETALYYTSLLTSVPAFPLSSLPDRFVCYLRPSAVSNLSRDDVLSLAQRISKNCLLNLTHRGTTRERAPFSLTTEELQVASSLVRKFDHFSPAILHALGQTAVGLSVPDIENSISDKDLEASIPALGEVRGWNADQSSAIINKLLSSGYQIRNGQSLANLGSLMTGLNSSTLQSLPPELVVEAIKLPEFVQQVVTVPSALKRTFVEKVSFSVGHPAELVKYIPDALASYVPKSLLVFGEEKPNIQDLNSKMWTREQAAMFFSDAIQMEPDFSRLSQSVLQGFTCADANGMEVERFQELAKVMKKKNVKLGEDELSCLVKMVTLHGIPKDLDSYPEDLLLFLSPSDYAETGSCEQYFANIGKANLDILQRESSQRKQLLLEALACLKIPGTQINMENAEILGHLVCDLGGEYIRSSGGHLLKQLSQCESFLPDQEEAIRTVTSSGNTTFGPPVAWSAFTLHELSGLIPIFDHSILQKIPKNALILWLKNFAHESHLSREQLAAIVEELLPTRHKRAVDCPPEKKITDVVLDDDLMPIYYTPEELRACLKNVSLENHLSQILTYSFSNEQLAVLKDKLDETYPDGYPESLLPRLGPLLSFITLQDLSKLKITSANTLTFLLKDRSDDQASAIIRRYIDLGNALNATALNAIGRNYTCLLNATELAMIDPNTLKLATLNSSGCSQFTKDTLYDKAKRAFSDQHYLPAYYKLIEPYLGGAPGVDLKALSKDNVNMKISTFVNLREDSLLSLTPSEVQDLLGSHLGDLKKWQNKPPVWNWVQRQKQSELDQLHIGLTGGTQEGYINVVVPKLPSSASLGAVAMMLHLLPSLLISFLMMSVLS is encoded by the exons ATGCTGCCTTTACTTCCAGGACTGGGCTTCCTCCTTTTGGCTG GTTGGCAAGTAGCTGCTGCAACTTCTGCTGGGCCGTATCTG TGCTCCAGCTCCCCTGTCAATG AATCTGCTGTGTGTGCTTCAGTGAAAAG TGTCAGTCAAGAGATGCTTCTTGAGATAACCCGTGGCCAAGCCTCCCCCTGCAGCCTCACTTTTGGTCAATATGCCTGTTCAAAG cgtGCTTGGCTCCAGGACCTTCAGGATGATTTCCTCATATCCTTGTATTCTTGCCTTACCCCTAAACCTGTCAGTGATATGGATCGAGAATACTCCATCCTGTTCTTTTCCAAATATGATGCCAAGAAGCTTCTAGCTGCCCTGACCATGTTCAGCCAGCGG TTTTCTCACACGCCTCTTTCGCTCGAGTGGAACATCATCTTTGTTAATGGCCTGTGGGAGAAGATAATGCAAATACCGGATATTGACAGCCCATCTGTTTTGTCTCAGTGGGTCCAAGAGGGGCTTCAGCCATTCCTCGTTGAGCCCAAGGTCTTTGCTTGCCTCCATGCCAAAAACATGTTGTGTGAGACGTTTCAGATGAT AGTTGCTGCCCTGAATGACATATATTCTGACCTATCGGTGGAAGAACAGAGGAATCTCTACACTGGGATGAAGTACTATCTCATCCAGGATG GATCAAACCAGAAGTGCTATAGTGCAGTTGTTCCAGGTCTGAATTCCACTGCTTGGTTTGAACATTATCTTGGATCCTTTTTGGAGCATGCTACTGTTGAAGACCTGCAGCTTTTTGGTGATGAACCAACA CTACAAAAATTTGCCAGGGATCCAGTCAATATGCAGTTGATCAGCAACCTCACCTTGCTGCGGGAGACAGCGCTGTACTACACCTCGCTGCTGACCTCTGTGCCTGCTTTCCCCTTATCAAG TCTCCCAGACAGATTTGTTTGCTACCTGAGACCTTCAGCAGTGAGCAACTTGAGCAGAGATGATGTTTTGAGCTTGGCCCAGAGGATCAGTAAGAACTGCCTACTGAACCTGACACACAGAGGAACAACTAGAGAAAGAGCTCCCTTCTCCCTTACAACAGAAGAGCTGCAG GTTGCATCCTCTTTGGTGAGAAAGTTTGATCATTTCTCCCCTGCAATCCTGCATGCATTGGGCCAGACTGCAGTTGGACTCTCTGTACCTGACATTGAAAATAGCATCAGTGATAAAGACCTTGAAGCATCTATTCCTGCCTTGGGTGAAGTTCGTGGCTGGAATGCTGACCAGTCCAGTGCTATTATCAACAAACTCCTCAGCTCTGGCTATCAG ATCCGGAATGGACAGAGCCTGGCAAACCTAGGGAGCTTGATGACTGGCCTCAACAGCAGCACACTTCAAAGTCTGCCTCCAGAACTGGTCGTGGAAGCCATTAAGTTGCCTGAGTTTGTGCAGCAAGTGGTGACCGTGCCCTCTGCTCTGAAAAGGACATTTGTGGAAAAG gtttccTTCAGTGTAGGCCACCCTGCTGAGCTGGTTAAATATATCCCTGATGCTCTGGCCAGTTACGTTCCAAAATCATTACTCGTttttggggaagagaagcccAATATTCAGGATCTCAACAGTAAAATGTGGACCAGAGAACAG GCTGCCATGTTTTTCAGTGATGCCATACAGATGGAGCCTGACTTCAGCAg gCTTTCCCAGTCAGTCCTCCAAGGCTTCACATGTGCAGATGCCAATGGGATGGAAGTAGAAAGATTTCAGGAACTAGCCAAAGTCATGAAGAAGAAGAATGTCAAGCTAGGAGAAGATGAG CTGAGTTGCTTAGTGAAGATGGTGACACTGCATGGGATTCCCAAGGATCTGGACAGCTATCCTGAAGACCTGTTGCTGTTTTTAAG TCCTTCAGACTATGCAGAGACTGGAAGCTGTGAGCAGTACTTTGCTAATATTGGGAAAGCAAATCTTGATATTTTGCAAAGAGAGTCGTCTCAGCGGAAACAACTGCTCCTGGAGGCTTTAGCATGTTTG aaaattccTGGCACACAAATAAACATGGAAAATGCAGAGATTCTGGGACATCTGGTCTGTGACCTGGGTGGAGAATACATTAGAAGTTCTGGTGGGCATTTGCTGAAGCAGTTAAGCCAGTGTGAATCTTTCCTGCCTGATCAAGAAGAGGCGATTAGGACTGTCACCAGCAGTGGTAACACTACATTTGG GCCCCCTGTAGCGTGGTCAGCTTTCACCTTGCATGAGCTGAGTGGATTGATTCCTATATTTGATCACAGCATCTTGCAGAAGATCCCCAAG aatgCTTTAATTCTTTGGCTGAAGAACTTTGCACATGAATCACATCTGTCAAGGGAACAGCTGGCTGCCATTGTCGAAGAACTCCTGCCTACTAGGCATAAGCGTGCTGTGG ATTGCCCACCTGAAAAGAAGATAACAGACGTCGTTCTTGATGATGACTTGATGCCTATTTACTACACACCTGAGGAGTTACGTGCTTGCCTGAAGAATGTCTCTCTGGAAAATCACTTATCTCAGATACTGACCTATTCCTTCAGTAATGAGCAATTAGCTGTGCTGAAGGATAAGTTGGATGAG ACTTATCCTGATGGGTATCCTGAAAGTCTACTTCCCAGACTTGGCCCTCTCCTTTCATTCATCACCCTTCAGGATCTTTCCAAATTGAAGATCACTTCAGCTAACACGCTGACTTTCTTGCTCAAAGATCGGAGTGATGATCAG GCCTCTGCAATAATCAGACGATATATTGACTTGGGAAATGCCTTGAATGCCACTGCACTGAACGCAATTGGTAGGAACTACACATGTCTTCTAAATGCCACCGAGTTGGCCATGATAGACCCCAACACCTTGAA aCTGGCAACTCTGAATTCTTCAGGCTGTTCACAGTTTACGAAAGACACCTTATATGATAAAGCAAAACGTGCTTTTTCAGACCAGCACTATTTACCTGCTTACTATAAGCTTATTGAACCATATCTAG GGGGTGCTCCTGGTGTGGATCTCAAAGCTCTAAGTAAGGACAACGTGAACATGAAAATCAGTACTTTTGTGAACTTGCGAGAAGACTCTTTGTTG AGCCTGACGCCTTCTGAGGTTCAGGACTTGCTGGGATCACATCTTGGTGATCTGAAGAAATGGCAGAACAAGCCTCCGGTCTGGAATTGGGTCCAAAGGCAGAAACAATCAGAACTAGATCAGCTGCATATTGGGCTCACTGGGGGAACACAAGAAGGCTACATCAACGTTGTTGTGCCCAAGT TACCATCCTCAGCCTCGTTGGGTGCTGTGGCCATGATGCTCCACCTCCTGCCTTCTCTGCTTATCAGTTTCCTGATGATGTCAGTTTTGTCTTGA